GATCTTTACCTAATGGAGGAAAACCCCAAGGAAAATCTAGATGTGACTTCTCGTGGTTGTTTTTCTAGAGGATTTGCTTAGGTGACTACATAGGTTAATGTTGAGGAGAATACAATTACATGGGTTTTCAGTAGAATAAGACTACTCTAGGATATAGGTTTTCCTTTTGGATGTCTTTATTTTGGGATAGATCTAGGCTCAACATTATGTATTTATCTAGTCTTTACTACATATTTTGACACACTATTTTGGTTTACTTGGACAATAATTAAGTTACTCTTTCTCCACCGATACACTTTAAATTATGCACTTTGGATTCTTACttatagttatatatatttggTGGCCACATAGGCACATCTTGTTTTTTCATCTCTTATCATAAAATATGTATGTTTACCTTAGGAATGTTCCCATGTTTACCTTTTGCTTTTATGTAAAAATGATAATTGTATCTTCTTatagaaattttattgattatgtTTTAACGAACAAAAGTAATGATTTTCTTTGTGATAAAGCATTGTCTCTTATAATGAAATGGAGTTGCAAATGATCAACAAAAAAGGTTTTAGTTTCAAGgtgattttttagtattttttttataattatgaaattgcATTTCCAATTAATCAAGTAGATGACACACATTCAATGTTGACCAAGTGTATTTTCAAATGTACATGTACATCCTATTTATGATGTAACATATTTAATGTTCGTCTAGCCTTCTGTTCGGTTTCTTTAGAACTATTATTACTTGGActcatttcaaaaaataattattatattatttttatatttgaatagaaATAGGTCAATGAGtgttctaaaaattatttttgttttttattttattcacaaaTTTTCTACAAGAGTTTATCTTGATGGACTTTGAATCTAATCATGGAATTCAAACCATAATTGACCAATATGtgaataattcttttttattagacaatttttttttcaataaaatatttaataaaatatatttaatgttcaTCAACCAATGCCTTTTGACCAATTTCTTTAGAACAATTATTAGTtggacttattttaaaaaattatttattacatttttatattttaataaaaataggtCAATGagtactctatttttttttccacaaatTTTCTATAAGATTTGTCTTACTGGCAACTTTAACGGACTTTGAATGTAAAAATGGAATTCAAACCATAATTAATCAATATGTTAAACACTAACacttttttgttatataaaatctttttcaataataatttataccaaTATGTAAAGGGAGTATtacttttgtaattattttttgtgttcaCATTTTTTAGatcattttatccttaataatattaacataataaCACACATCTAACCACGTAAacattaattatcttaaatatttttttctctcctcaTATCATTCCCCTTCTTAATATCATATCTTTaggattcttttgttttttttgttattattgtgtTGTTATTATTGTGAGATTTTCAATATGTCACAAATGCATTTATCacataaaatgatatttaagtatatataacaaataatttgatCAATTATGTATAATTAGacatatatttacaaaaataatatattaatctatTATGTTacctaacaaataaagaatataagtaaaattatgtatatattaattatttcaatatataaattttagcacaataaaataaaaaaatgcatacataTAAGCATGTTAAGCCTGTATTTTCGctagtatttaataaaatgcaTTTAATGTTAGTCCATCAATGTCTTCTATCAAGATCCTTTAGAACAATGATCAGTTAgactcatttaaaaaaaaataatttgataattatttttatatttaaataaaataagtcaaTGAGTGCTctaaaaatttttgtttttatttttcacaaattttcTATAAGAGTGTGTCTTACTCACAACCTGATGGActttaaatataaacatttacTGGAATTCAAACCATAATTAACCAAAATGTGAAGGTATACTTCTCgttatattgaatatttttaataataatattcaataaaatatatttaatgttcgTCAACCGGTGGCTTCTAACCAGTGCCAGTGCCCGTAGAAAAATTATTAGTTgaattaatctaaaaaaaaatatatatcattttttatatttttattaaaaataggtCAATGAGTGttctaaaaatgatttttatttttcacaaattttcTATATGAGTTTGTCTGACTCGCAACAGGGTTGGACTTTGAATGTAAATGTTTACTCCAATGAAATTCAAATCATAATTAACCAATTTGATGAACTCTTTTCGTTAGATtgaattttttcaataataatatttgataaaatacatttaatgtTCGTCAACCATTGCTTTAGAACAAATTTTAGTtggattcatttaaaaaaataattttatatactaataaaaatagGTCAATGAGAgtgctaaaaaaataattcttaaggAGTACATATTTCCTCTCTGTTTAATGCCTTGAAAAGTGTAGACGAGTGCTCTAAAATGTGTTAATCCTGGTCATTCTTTTAGTCCTCCTCCCAAACAAGCACGTAGGAGAGAGAGACTATGACATGAGCAACCTTCCAAGTTTAACTGAGAGGCAAGGCTTAAGTGAGTTATCATTAATCCATTTTCTGCGATTTTCTCGAGAAAAGTGCGTCCATTTCCAATTCCAAATGTACGTCACTCGCTTGGCCATCTTTCTTAGTAGTAGTAATTTTTGCACCATTCCCACCATCATTTTCTGTTGCTCTTCTTTTTGGCACACACACTCCTGAGAGGAGAGTTCAGTTTCGGTTCTATTAATTGTGATGATGGATTCTGTTCTCCCCGATACTTCCACTAATGCCATTGCCTCTTCTACACCCACTTCACACCCTCATTCCCAACCCTCACTCCCACAAACCCTCTTAGTCCCCAAACCCGAACCCTTCTGGGATACCCACATCGAAACCTCCGACGAACTCGACCTCTACTCCGAGTTCAATCGCGTCACTGAGCTCTTTCACTTCGCCTTCGGAGCCACCAACGTTGTCGACCCTTTCGGAGCCACCAATGTTGCATGCCCCGAACAGACTCCGCTGGTTCCTGTTCCTCAGGAGCTCGATTCAGCGGCCCAGCCCGACCCGAATTCGCCCTCCGAGGACGTCTTGCGAGCGATCGTTCCGGTACCGCCGGAGCAGCAGGACGGCGCGGTGGCCACCGCCACCGTGCCGAGGCGGAAGCAGAGCCGGCAGAAGGAGCTGGTGAGAGTGATGGATCTGTCTCCGAGGGACGAGGCTCATTTGCGCGAGACCGTGAGGAGGACAAGGCTCATATACGACTCGCTGCGAGTGTTGACCTCCGTGGAGGAGGAGAAGCGAGTCGCCTCAGTggcagcggcggcggtggcagcagcagcagcagtgaCAACACTAGAGGGCTGTCTGCCGGTGGATGGCTCCACCGGCAAGTTGCGGCGTCTCCGGGGAGACCTGCGGGCTGCCAGCCTGATGAGAGAGCGTGGACTGTGGCTGAACCGTGACAAGAGGATCGTCGGGGCGATCCCCGGAATTATGGTTGGGGATTTGTTCCTTTTTCGGATGGAGTTGTGTGTGGTTGGATTGCACGGTCAGATACAGGCTGGAATAGATTTTCTTCCTGCAAGCATGAGTTCCACTGGAGAACCTATTGCTACCAGTGTCATTGTTTCTGGTGGCTATGAGGATGACATGGATGATGGTGAGGTTATAGTTTACACTGGCCATGGAGGGCAGGAGAAGAATTCCTCCAGGCAGATCTCTCATCAGAAGTTGGAGTCAGGGAACCTTGCATTGGAGAGGAGTATGCATTATGGTGTTGAGGTAAGGGTTATCCGTGGGATGAAGTATGAGGGGAGTGCTGCTGGGTCTGGTAAGGTGTATGTGTATGATGGGGTGTATAGGATTGTTGATTGCTGGTTTGATGTGGGGAGGTCGGGTTTTGGGGTTTATAAGTTTAAGCTTTGGAGGATTGAGGGGCAGGCTAAGATGGGTAGTGCTATTTTGAAGGAAGCTAGGAATGTTAGGAGGAGTGAGCTGGATTTGAATCCCACATCTGCTGATATGGCTAACAGGAAGGAGAATGTTGCAGTTCGGCTTTTTAATGACTTTGATGATGATCGGGGTCCTCTTTGCTATGAATATCTTGTGAGGACTTGTTTTCCGAAGTTTGTGTTTCATCAGAGTGGGAAAGCTACTGGCTGTGACTGTGTGGATGGTTGTGGTGATGGATGCTTTTGTGCTATGAAAAATGGGGGTGAGTTTCCTTACACTCTGCAGGGGCATCTTGTGAGAGGGAAGCCTTTGATTTTTGAATGTGGCCCATTTTGCTCCTGTCCTCCTCATTGTCGCAATCGTGTTGCGCAGAAGGGGCTGAAATATAGGTTGGAAGTGTTTAGGTCTAAGCAGACATCTTGGGGAGTAAGGTCCTTGGACCTTATTCAAGCTGGTTCTTTTATCTGTGAGTTTGCAGGGGTTGTTTTGACCAGGGAGCAAGCTCAACTCTTAACAATGAATGGTGATTCATTGATATATCCTAATCGGTTTTCGGAAAGGTGGGCAGAATGGGGGGATTTGTCTCAGATATACCCGGATTATGTGCGTCCATTGTATCCGTCAATTCCTCCTCTAGATTTTTCTCTGGATGTGTCAACAATGAGGAATGTTGCTTGCTATATGAGCCATAGTTCAACTCCAAATGTCTTGGTTCAGTTTGTTCTGCATGATCACAACAATTTGATGTTCCCACACCTTATGCTATTTGCCATGGAAAACATCCCTCCCATGAGAGAGCTCAGCCTTGATTATGGTGTAGCTGATGAGTGGACAGGCAAACTCTCTATATGTAACTGAATGGTCCATGCACTTCTTGAGTTTTAGGCATGGTTTTGTGAGGTAAAGCCTAGTTCTATCATTCTACTTTGTTGCTTTTACAACTATCTTCCTTTTGTTTACATCTTACTTTTGTCTGGTACTCTGCGCTGTCTCCAATGTAAACTCTGTTTACCATATACCATAATGAGTTATAGACATAAAACTATTGTGATATTTCAGAAGTTCATGCATGCTTTGGACAATGAAAAAATGTTGTAATTAGGTTGATCAATGATTGACTTCCtgtgtttgaatattttattggCGGATGGCAGAGCGTGGA
The Glycine max cultivar Williams 82 chromosome 16, Glycine_max_v4.0, whole genome shotgun sequence genome window above contains:
- the LOC100785015 gene encoding histone-lysine N-methyltransferase family member SUVH9, yielding MMDSVLPDTSTNAIASSTPTSHPHSQPSLPQTLLVPKPEPFWDTHIETSDELDLYSEFNRVTELFHFAFGATNVVDPFGATNVACPEQTPLVPVPQELDSAAQPDPNSPSEDVLRAIVPVPPEQQDGAVATATVPRRKQSRQKELVRVMDLSPRDEAHLRETVRRTRLIYDSLRVLTSVEEEKRVASVAAAAVAAAAAVTTLEGCLPVDGSTGKLRRLRGDLRAASLMRERGLWLNRDKRIVGAIPGIMVGDLFLFRMELCVVGLHGQIQAGIDFLPASMSSTGEPIATSVIVSGGYEDDMDDGEVIVYTGHGGQEKNSSRQISHQKLESGNLALERSMHYGVEVRVIRGMKYEGSAAGSGKVYVYDGVYRIVDCWFDVGRSGFGVYKFKLWRIEGQAKMGSAILKEARNVRRSELDLNPTSADMANRKENVAVRLFNDFDDDRGPLCYEYLVRTCFPKFVFHQSGKATGCDCVDGCGDGCFCAMKNGGEFPYTLQGHLVRGKPLIFECGPFCSCPPHCRNRVAQKGLKYRLEVFRSKQTSWGVRSLDLIQAGSFICEFAGVVLTREQAQLLTMNGDSLIYPNRFSERWAEWGDLSQIYPDYVRPLYPSIPPLDFSLDVSTMRNVACYMSHSSTPNVLVQFVLHDHNNLMFPHLMLFAMENIPPMRELSLDYGVADEWTGKLSICN